The Virgibacillus dokdonensis genome includes a window with the following:
- a CDS encoding DUF2815 family protein, translated as MTNQNTRIVSGEVRFSFVNLLKPRENQYGGEPKYSATILLPKSDIATKQKIDAAIEAAKAKGKAEKWNGVVPPNVAVPIHDGDGVKPSDGMPFGPECKGHWVFTASTGVDYPPKIVGPDLSPIMDATEVYSGMYGKIALNFSPYAFAGKKGVGVYISTNVQKTRDGEPLGASAPAADEDFAPVQPQQQPMQQQPMQNQGNPWAGNPMGGQQYQQQPPVQQQSPMQQQQQIDPITGQPVNGGVYGI; from the coding sequence ATGACTAATCAAAACACACGTATTGTATCAGGGGAAGTTCGCTTTAGCTTTGTGAATCTATTGAAACCGAGGGAAAACCAATACGGTGGGGAACCGAAATACAGTGCAACGATTCTTTTACCTAAGTCAGATATAGCTACGAAACAAAAGATTGATGCTGCTATTGAAGCAGCAAAAGCAAAAGGAAAAGCAGAGAAGTGGAACGGTGTAGTACCTCCGAATGTGGCGGTACCTATCCATGACGGTGATGGAGTAAAACCATCTGATGGTATGCCGTTTGGTCCCGAGTGTAAAGGTCATTGGGTGTTTACAGCTTCAACAGGCGTTGACTATCCGCCAAAAATTGTTGGACCTGATCTTAGCCCGATTATGGACGCAACAGAAGTTTATAGCGGAATGTACGGAAAGATTGCACTCAATTTTAGCCCTTATGCTTTTGCTGGCAAAAAAGGTGTAGGTGTTTATATCAGTACAAACGTACAGAAAACTCGTGATGGTGAACCTTTGGGGGCATCAGCTCCGGCTGCTGATGAAGATTTCGCACCTGTTCAGCCACAACAACAGCCGATGCAACAGCAACCGATGCAAAACCAAGGAAATCCTTGGGCAGGTAATCCGATGGGCGGTCAGCAATATCAGCAACAGCCTCCGGTTCAGCAACAATCGCCGATGCAACAGCAGCAACAAATTGATCCGATCACAGGTCAGCCAGTTAATGGCGGCGTGTATGGCATATGA
- a CDS encoding DUF2800 domain-containing protein: protein MAKQIAHAERAHALLSASASNRWLACPPSARLEEQFEDKGSTYAAEGTLAHEIAELRLRKYFVEPMAKSTFTRRLNKMKKNELFQQEMLKHTETYLDYLKELTLGMEVSPYVAVEKKVDFSAYVPEGFGTADCIIIGGNTLYVNDFKYGKGVPVSAEDNPQMKLYALGAYAAYSFLYPISKVHLSIVQPRLDNISEYELSLEELLKWGDEIKPVAQKAFNGEGEFVPGEHCKFCKAKATCRARMEQYSALDDFKQMKPPLISNEEVGQALEKAKHLESWVRALKEYALKESLKGNEIAGWKAVEGRGSRNYVDQDKAFQHLKEHGIKEALLYERVPLTVPKLEKELGKKEYRELLEEPGLVQKSPGKPTLAPATDKRQAITNEVSAAEDFG, encoded by the coding sequence ATGGCCAAACAAATTGCACATGCTGAACGAGCACATGCTTTGTTATCTGCTAGTGCATCTAATAGATGGTTAGCTTGCCCCCCTAGTGCTCGGTTAGAAGAACAGTTTGAGGATAAAGGATCCACTTATGCAGCAGAAGGAACTTTGGCTCATGAGATTGCGGAGTTAAGGCTGCGAAAGTATTTTGTTGAGCCGATGGCCAAAAGCACATTTACCCGACGTCTCAACAAAATGAAAAAGAATGAACTGTTTCAACAAGAAATGTTAAAGCACACGGAAACGTACCTGGATTACTTAAAAGAATTAACTCTAGGTATGGAAGTCAGTCCGTATGTAGCTGTAGAGAAGAAAGTCGATTTCAGCGCTTATGTTCCCGAGGGATTTGGAACAGCGGACTGCATCATCATTGGCGGAAATACATTGTATGTTAATGATTTTAAATATGGAAAGGGGGTTCCGGTAAGTGCTGAGGATAACCCTCAAATGAAACTTTATGCTTTAGGTGCTTATGCAGCATACAGCTTTCTTTATCCTATCTCTAAGGTGCATTTATCTATTGTACAACCAAGACTTGATAATATTTCCGAATATGAGCTATCCCTTGAAGAGCTATTGAAGTGGGGAGATGAAATCAAACCTGTTGCTCAAAAAGCTTTTAACGGGGAAGGGGAGTTTGTACCCGGCGAACACTGCAAGTTTTGTAAAGCAAAAGCAACTTGTCGTGCACGTATGGAACAGTACAGCGCGTTGGATGATTTTAAACAGATGAAACCACCGTTGATCAGTAATGAAGAAGTTGGCCAAGCATTAGAGAAAGCAAAACACTTGGAATCATGGGTTAGAGCTCTAAAGGAGTATGCACTTAAAGAAAGCTTAAAAGGAAATGAAATCGCAGGATGGAAAGCTGTTGAAGGACGAGGAAGTAGAAATTATGTAGATCAAGACAAAGCTTTTCAACATCTTAAAGAACACGGAATTAAAGAAGCTTTGCTTTATGAAAGAGTTCCTTTAACAGTTCCTAAATTAGAAAAAGAACTAGGAAAAAAAGAATACCGTGAGTTATTAGAGGAACCAGGATTGGTGCAAAAATCACCAGGTAAACCAACCCTTGCTCCTGCAACAGATAAAAGGCAAGCAATAACTAATGAAGTTAGCGCAGCAGAGGATTTTGGCTAA
- a CDS encoding YozE family protein, with protein MKFIIWLKHIKEINRPVGDLAYDILRDRNFPNSNNYADMSSYLERKLDRNQFKMFEKLYELYKSDIN; from the coding sequence ATGAAATTTATAATTTGGTTGAAACATATTAAAGAAATCAACAGACCAGTAGGTGACTTAGCGTACGATATTCTAAGGGATAGAAATTTCCCAAACTCTAATAACTACGCTGATATGAGTTCCTACTTAGAACGAAAACTTGACCGGAACCAATTTAAAATGTTTGAAAAACTCTACGAGCTATATAAATCAGATATCAATTAG
- a CDS encoding helix-turn-helix transcriptional regulator, whose translation MRLVRGVKSLVKYLDSINCSMSESTIYRLIKQNNIPFKRPAPGILVFDLNAIDKWLMAEEHEVI comes from the coding sequence ATGAGATTAGTAAGAGGCGTTAAGAGTCTCGTTAAATATTTAGATTCAATAAACTGTAGCATGTCAGAATCAACTATCTATAGGTTGATTAAACAAAATAATATCCCGTTCAAGCGCCCAGCCCCTGGCATACTGGTATTCGACTTGAATGCCATTGATAAATGGTTAATGGCAGAGGAACACGAAGTTATTTAA
- a CDS encoding BRO-N domain-containing protein: MSDLKVFENELFKVSAKQEGEQILFDVAEVAKSLGIVSKTKKGNNVYENVRWTRINEYIGHLLPLVAEIKNGDLIPEPLVYKLAFKASNEIAEKFQDWLAIEVIPQIRKTGSYELNTSQLSPELQMFDGLFKAIAKNELAQKKLAGEVQGIRDVVALNTTDWRKDARQLIGKMAQSRGGFEAYREVNSEIYKEVERRGKFDLSRRLTNKRRRLADEGVSKSKRDKLSKVDVIADDKRLVEIYVSVVKDFAIKHGVDLQEAN, translated from the coding sequence ATGTCAGATTTAAAAGTATTTGAAAATGAATTATTCAAAGTATCTGCAAAGCAAGAAGGCGAACAAATCTTATTTGATGTAGCAGAAGTTGCAAAGTCACTGGGTATCGTTTCTAAAACTAAAAAAGGTAATAACGTTTACGAAAACGTACGGTGGACAAGGATTAATGAATATATCGGGCACCTTCTGCCACTTGTGGCAGAAATAAAAAATGGTGATCTTATCCCTGAACCACTAGTCTACAAACTAGCTTTTAAAGCATCTAACGAAATAGCAGAAAAGTTTCAAGATTGGTTGGCAATTGAAGTTATTCCTCAGATTAGAAAGACGGGCTCTTACGAATTAAACACGTCTCAACTCAGTCCAGAACTTCAAATGTTCGATGGTTTGTTTAAAGCTATTGCAAAAAATGAGCTAGCCCAAAAGAAATTAGCAGGAGAAGTGCAAGGCATACGGGATGTAGTCGCTCTTAATACGACAGACTGGAGAAAAGATGCTCGTCAATTAATTGGTAAAATGGCACAGTCACGTGGAGGATTTGAAGCTTACAGGGAGGTTAATAGTGAGATTTATAAAGAAGTTGAACGTCGGGGGAAATTTGATCTATCCAGACGTTTGACTAACAAGCGTAGACGATTGGCAGATGAAGGAGTTTCTAAATCAAAAAGAGACAAGCTTAGCAAAGTGGATGTTATTGCTGACGATAAGCGTTTAGTTGAAATATATGTTTCGGTTGTTAAAGATTTTGCTATTAAACACGGAGTTGACTTGCAAGAAGCCAATTAA
- a CDS encoding group-specific protein, producing MIQVHVDEEEIKQLYQDAIEKRLNELDQEKVFWDSSDLKRRTSMSWNTIQDTFFHDERFPKVKLGGKWFYPAKEAQAFLIRWMEERRKSRCQI from the coding sequence ATGATTCAGGTTCATGTAGATGAAGAGGAAATTAAGCAACTATATCAGGATGCGATAGAAAAACGTTTGAATGAATTAGATCAAGAAAAGGTTTTTTGGGACTCATCTGATTTAAAACGTAGAACTTCTATGAGTTGGAATACAATACAGGACACGTTCTTTCACGACGAACGTTTTCCAAAAGTAAAACTGGGAGGTAAGTGGTTTTACCCAGCTAAGGAAGCACAAGCATTTCTAATTCGGTGGATGGAAGAAAGGAGAAAAAGTAGATGTCAGATTTAA
- a CDS encoding DNA-binding protein, producing the protein MLRTLKAEMVRYNVKAKDLAELLDVRVATIYDKLNGHYDFSLTEAIKIKRKFFPDYEIEYLFEKVEDRSA; encoded by the coding sequence TTGCTAAGAACACTAAAGGCTGAAATGGTTAGATATAACGTAAAAGCAAAAGATTTAGCTGAGTTGTTAGATGTTAGGGTTGCAACAATATACGACAAACTTAATGGTCACTATGATTTTTCATTAACTGAAGCAATAAAAATCAAACGTAAGTTCTTTCCTGATTATGAAATTGAGTACTTATTTGAAAAAGTAGAAGATCGCTCAGCTTAA